AAGAAATGGAAAGTTTGGGAGCGAACGTAGAAGTCCTTTCCGCAGATCTATCCGATCCAAAAACTCCTAAAAAAATTTACGACTTTGCTAAAAAGAAAAAAGCCATCGTGGATCTTTTAGTGAATAACGCTGGCTTCGGGACAAACGGAAAATTCCATTCTTTGGATCTGAAAGAAGAGTTGGATCTTATCCAAGTCAATGTAACTTCTCTTGTAGAGTTAACTCATCTGTTTTTGAAAGATATGAGAGAAAGACATTCTGGAAAAATTTTGAATGTAGCCTCTACCGCTGCTTTCCAACCAGGTCCTATGATGACAAACTATTATGCATCTAAGGCGTACGTTCTATTCTTCTCAGAAGGTATAGCAGAAGAAGTTCGTAAAGATGGTGTGAATGTTACCTGTCTTTGTCCAGGACCAACTAAAACTGAATTTTTCAAAAGAGCAGAAATGGATAAGTCTGCGATCTTAAATAGCGGCCTTGTTCCTAAGGCAGATGCGGCTTACGTGGCAAAGGTAGGCTACCAAGGAGTTAAGGCTGGTAAGGCAGTTGTGATCTCTGGAGTGGCAAACAAAGTAATGGCACAATCAGTCAGGATCTCTCCTAGATTTTTGGTCCGTAAATTGGCAAAATTTCTAAATACAGTAAATTAAAAAGAAGAGTGTGGGATATGCAAGAAAC
The genomic region above belongs to Leptospira saintgironsiae and contains:
- a CDS encoding SDR family NAD(P)-dependent oxidoreductase, translating into MKKTALITGASVGIGYEISKLAAKDGYDLILVARNLKTLNSVKKEMESLGANVEVLSADLSDPKTPKKIYDFAKKKKAIVDLLVNNAGFGTNGKFHSLDLKEELDLIQVNVTSLVELTHLFLKDMRERHSGKILNVASTAAFQPGPMMTNYYASKAYVLFFSEGIAEEVRKDGVNVTCLCPGPTKTEFFKRAEMDKSAILNSGLVPKADAAYVAKVGYQGVKAGKAVVISGVANKVMAQSVRISPRFLVRKLAKFLNTVN